A single region of the Brachypodium distachyon strain Bd21 chromosome 3, Brachypodium_distachyon_v3.0, whole genome shotgun sequence genome encodes:
- the LOC100840945 gene encoding serine/threonine-protein kinase STY13, giving the protein MMDGAKFPGIIGAVGGGHDGGVNFCDMAYYQKLGEGSTMSIDSMNSMQTSMHGGSIMSVDNSSVGSTDSRTGMLNHPGLRGPVAVASYSVGNSIFRPGRVSHALSDDALAQALMDTRFPTETLKDYEEWTIDLGKLHMGMPFAQGAFGKLYRGTYNGMDVAIKLLERPEAAPVQAQLLEQQFVQEVMMLATLRHPNIVKFIGACRKPMVWCIVTEYAKGGSVRNFLTRRQNRSVPLKLAVKQALDVARGMAYVHGLGFIHRDLKSDNLLISGDKSIKIADFGVARIEVKTEGMTPETGTYRWMAPEMIQHRPYNQKVDVYSFGIVLWELITGTLPFAKMTAVQAAFAVVNKGVRPTIPHDCLPALGEIMTRCWDANPDVRPPFTDVVRMLEHVEMEVLTSVRRARFRCCISQPMTLD; this is encoded by the exons ATGATGGACGGCGCCAAATTCCCTGGGATCATTGGCGCCGTGGGTGGTGGCCATGACGGGGGCGTCAACTTCTGTGACATGGCCTACTACCAGAAGCTGGGGGAGGGCTCCACCATGTCCATTGATAGCATGAACAGCATGCAGACCAGCATGCATGGTGGTTCCATAATGTCGGTGGACAACAGCAGCGTTGGTTCTACCGACTCCCGAACTGGGATGCTTAACCATCCTGGTCTCAGGGGGCCTGTTGCTGTGGCCAGCTACTCGGTTGGGAACAGCATTTTCCGTCCTGGGCGTGTGTCGCATGCCTTGAGTGATGACGCACTGGCACAGGCTTTGATGGACACTAGATTCCCGACCGAGACGCTCAAGGATTATGAGGAGTGGACCATTGATTTGGGGAAGCTCCACATGGGGATGCCCTTTGCACAAGGTGCCTTTGGGAAACTCTACAGGGGAACCTACAACGGAATGGATGTTGCCATTAAGCTTTTGGAGAGGCCGGAGGCTGCCCCTGTGCAAGCTCAGCTGTTGGAGCAGCAATTTGTGCAAGAAGTTATGATGCTTGCAACATTAAGGCATCCAAATATAGTCAAGTTCATTGGCGCGTGCAGGAAGCCAATGGTCTGGTGTATTGTCACAGAGTATGCAAAGGGTGGATCTGTTCGGAATTTCTTGACCAGGAGGCAGAACAGATCTGTTCCACTGAAGCTGGCAGTGAAGCAGGCACTAGATGTTGCACGTGGCATGGCATATGTTCATGGCCTTGGGTTCATCCACAGAGATCTGAAGTCAGACAACCTCTTGATTTCTGGTGATAAATCTATCAAGATTGCAGACTTCGGAGTTGCTAGGATTGAAGTAAAGACCGAGGGGATGACACCTGAAACGGGAACATACCGTTGGATGGCTCC TGAGATGATCCAGCACAGACCATACAACCAGAAAGTTGACGTGTACAGTTTCGGCATTGTGCTGTGGGAGCTAATTACCGGGACCcttccttttgcaaaaatgacGGCAGTGCAAGCTGCATTTGCTGTGGTGAACAAGGGCGTCCGCCCAACAATACCCCATGACTGCCTCCCAGCCCTTGGGGAGATCATGACCAGGTGCTGGGATGCAAATCCCGACGTCCGTCCTCCGTTCACCGATGTTGTCAGGATGCTGGAGCATGTGGAGATGGAGGTCCTTACTTCTGTCCGCAGGGCCAGATTCCGGTGTTGCATCTCCCAACCGATGACACTGGACTGA